A single genomic interval of Malania oleifera isolate guangnan ecotype guangnan chromosome 13, ASM2987363v1, whole genome shotgun sequence harbors:
- the LOC131145588 gene encoding calmodulin-binding protein 60 A, which produces MSQKRQQEDARVRSEGSTTPEDKRRRFPSVLTEVMKLQHLLEPTLEPLIRRVVKEEVELALRKHLNNMTRNCGEEIHASESRSLKLQFASSLSLPVFTGTRIEGEECSTMKVALVDAVTGHIVDFGPEASVKVEIVVLEGDFDGDEEDNWTLEEFKNNIVRERDGKKPLLTGDVFLNLKEGIGFVGEISFTDNSSWTRSRKFRLGARVVDYSNGTRIREAKTESFIVRDHRGELYKKHHPPSLLDEVWRLEKIGKDGAFHKRLSRENINTVKDFLTLLFLDPSRLRNILGTGMSAKMWEVTVDHARTCMVDKRLYVYHPLNSQQKSSVVFNIVGQVMGLLSESQFVPIDKLSETEKADAQNLVLLAFEHWAEVVSYDDETSILSSTSNTSNVLYRSGSPGMESSNGTKLLTSPKIGRFDYTQPVVSSPDIVSSIYSIGCGSSLDDYPLHGIGSLDLGYDNHPLGFTGQVANSLICDTESMTQAFCDDHLQFLEADCSLQCQTPSLESQADLQSAVNGFLYSRSTAVAHAQRRWRKLFNVLRWFSIRKAVNSRKQKNRVQEMHRYNLEALQKMI; this is translated from the exons ATGTCGCAGAAGCGGCAGCAGGAGGATGCCAGGGTTCGATCTGAAGGTAGCACTACTCCTGAGGACAAGCGTAGAAGGTTTCCTAG TGTCCTTACGGAAGTGATGAAGTTGCAGCATTTGCTAGAGCCAACTCTCGAGCCATTGATTCGTAgagtg GTAAAAGAGGAAGTTGAATTGGCTCTACGAAAGCATCTAAATAACATGACGCG GAATTGTGGGGAAGAGATACATGCTTCTGAATCAAGAAGCTTAAAACTACAGTTCGCAAGCAGTCTATCTCTTCCAGTTTTCACTGGAACTCGAATTGAAGGAGAAGAATGTTCCACCATGAAAGTAGCTTTAGTTGATGCAGTTACTGGGCATATTGTTGACTTCGGGCCTGAAGCTTCTGTAAAGGTGGAAATAGTTGTTCTTGAGGGAGATTTTGATGGCGATGAAGAAGATAATTGGACACTAGAGGAGTTTAAAAACAATATTGTTAGGGAAAGGGATGGAAAGAAACCACTTCTTACAGGGGATGTGTTTCTGAATCTTAAGGAGGGCATTGGTTTTGTGGGTGAGATCTCTTTCACTGATAATTCAAGCTGGACAAGGAGCCGTAAATTTAGGCTAGGAGCAAGAGTTGTTGATTACTCTAATGGAACTAGAATAAGAGAAGCGAAGACTGAATCGTTCATTGTCAGGGATCATAGAGGAGAAT TGTACAAGAAACACCATCCTCCATCTTTACTTGATGAAGTGTGGCGATTAGAGAAGATTGGCAAAGATGGAGCTTTTCATAAGCGTTTGAGTAGAGAAAACATCAATACTGTGAAGGATTTTCTGACTCTACTCTTTTTAGACCCTTCAAGGCTCCGTAAT atccttggaACAGGTATGTCTGCTAAGATGTGGGAAGTCACTGTGGACCATGCTCGGACTTGCATGGTTGATAAGAGGTTGTATGTATACCATCCTCTCAATTCTCAACAAAAATCTAGTGTGGTCTTCAATATTGTTGGACAAGTGATGGGATTGCTTTCAGAAAGCCAATTTGTTCCCATAGATAAGCTGTCTGAAACTGAAAAA GCGGATGCCCAGAATTTGGTATTATTGGCATTTGAACACTGGGCAGAGGTTGTTTCCTATGATGATGAGACCTCTATTTTGAGTAGCACTTCAAATACATCTAATGTTCTTTACCGATCAGGCTCGCCTGGGATGGAGAGTTCTAATGGTACTAAGTTATTGACATCTCCCAAGATTGGCAGATTTGATTATACACAACCAGTTGTATCTTCTCCAGACATAGTTTCTTCCATCTATTCCATTGGGTGTGGGAGTAGCTTGGATGATTATCCTCTGCACGGTATTGGCAGCCTGGATCTTGGATATGATAATCACCCTCTTGGTTTCACTGGTCAAGTTGCCAACTCCTTGATCTGTGATACAGAATCCATGACTCAAGCCTTTTGTGATGATCATCTACAGTTTTTGGAAGCTGATTGTTCCCTTCAGTGCCAGACTCCCAGTCTGGAATCACAGGCTGATCTACAAAGTGCTGTCAATGGCTTCCTGTATTCCCGTTCTACAGCCGTTGCCCATGCTCAGAGGAGATGGAGAAAGCTATTCAACGTTCTTCGATGGTTCTCAATAAGAAAAGCTGTGAATTCAAGAAAGCAGAAAAACCGTGTTCAAGAAATGCACAGATACAATTTAGAGGCTTTACAAAAAATGATTTGA